TGATAAGTTTATCACCACCGACTATTTGCAACAGTGCCGTTGATACTACCCTCCCTAAAGGTAGCCTGGAGTTGAAAGCCGCATTACGTGGTTCTATGGGGATTTCGGATAAAGGCACCACTTTGCCATCTTGTTATCTTGTTATCTTGCTATCTTGTTATATTGTTATCCTAACATCTTACTAATTTGTTAAGATACAAAAACAATTCAGTTATAAATCACACAGTTAACAACTTAACAAGATATTAACTTAATAAAGAAATTGCAATATTGTCGCCTGTTTGGCAATATTAAGTTGTTAACTTAACAATTTAATATGAGGCTATGATGATAATAGTATTGGGTAGTCAAAAGGGTGGGGTTGGTAAAAGTACACTGGCGGTATCTATAGCTGCGTATCTGATGTCACTGGGCAATAGAGTGATCATTGTCGACGCAGATGACCAGAAATCTGTATTGACCTGGTACAACAATCGTCCTGAAGATCTTCCCCATATTCCGGTTACTGGCGCAACAGGCAACATCAAAGCCATGCTAAAGGAACACGAGAAATCTTATGACTTTGTCATCGCAGACTGTGCTGGCCGCGACAGTGCAGAAATGCGTAGTGGGTTGATGGCCGCTGACGTATTCATTTCTCCGTTGCGGCCTTCTCAGATGGACCTGGATGTAGTGCCTCATACATGCTCTGTTTTTACAGCAGCAAAAGATTTTAATGAGGACGTCCGGGGATATCTCGTTTTAAACATGACGCCCACGAACATGTTTGTCAATGAAGCAAATCAGGCAGCTGACGTACTCAAGGATTATCCTGAAATGCGTCTGGCTAGTTCCCGAGTTTGTGATCGAAAAGCGCATCGAGATGCCTGGGCAGAATCAATGACAATTTTTGAAACGCAAAATGACAAAGCACAACAAGAAATCGAATCGTTAGTTAAAGAGGTTATTCTGTGAGAAATAGAGCAAATACTCCATCTCGTGATGAGGCAGCGTTTATTAACGGTGGTACTGCTGGTATTGATAATACCAAAGTGACTTCAGAGAGACCATTGGCTGTAAGTAAAGCAAAACCAGTGAGCATTTCCTTTTTTGAAGAAAACTTAAAAGACATTGATGATCTTATAGCGGGTGAAATGATTTCAGGTAAAAGCAGAGTGAATCGTTCTGACGTAGTCAGGGCAGCGGTAGAGGCACTAAAAAGTTTATCAAAAACAGAGATATCCAGATTAATCGCAGAAGCGAAACAACGATAATATCTTGTTATCTTGTTATCTTGTTATCTTGTTATCTTGTTATCTTGTTATCTTGTTATCTTGTTCAGGGTGGTAACACCTTTTATATCGAGGCAACAACTTCGCGATAGTGAAAATTTGCGGATGGCCTCAGTCCTATACATAAGGGGATATACATGAATTCAAATACTACAATCGCCTTACATTTTTCGCTTGCATTACTATTTACGTTGCTATCAGTGGCTGGTAGCAACCATGATTTAGCAGGAGTTGTATCTCAATTATTCCTTATTTTCATGGCTGCATTTTTTTTCTTTAGGGCAATGAGGGCCTTTCTGAACATAATTAATGTGATTGAAAGCTGTAAAAAGTGAGGCTGGATAAGCCCCCATTAAGCTTGGACTGTTTCCCACACAAGAACTACTTTAGGTCGAAACCTGGGGTATTACCCATAGTTGACCTATGTAGATTGGTTTGGGGTTAACTTTTTTATCAACGCAACAG
This Klebsiella sp. WP3-W18-ESBL-02 DNA region includes the following protein-coding sequences:
- a CDS encoding ParA family plasmid-partitioning AAA ATPase; the protein is MIIVLGSQKGGVGKSTLAVSIAAYLMSLGNRVIIVDADDQKSVLTWYNNRPEDLPHIPVTGATGNIKAMLKEHEKSYDFVIADCAGRDSAEMRSGLMAADVFISPLRPSQMDLDVVPHTCSVFTAAKDFNEDVRGYLVLNMTPTNMFVNEANQAADVLKDYPEMRLASSRVCDRKAHRDAWAESMTIFETQNDKAQQEIESLVKEVIL